From a region of the Streptomyces caniferus genome:
- a CDS encoding NUDIX domain-containing protein, with translation MTESATPEIRTSAKAVVLHDDQILLMRAVWEDQECYFLPGGGQHPGESLGDAVAREVDEETGLTVTVERLLWLREYIGANHDHPESEANTHRIEAIFLCTPTSDPGQLGGHAQDEVQTGLEWVPLGKVPALNLLPQAIRQPIASLTETPKPLDSYLGDVA, from the coding sequence GTGACTGAATCCGCCACCCCTGAAATTCGCACTTCCGCCAAAGCCGTCGTCCTCCACGACGACCAGATCCTCCTCATGCGTGCCGTCTGGGAGGACCAGGAGTGCTACTTCCTCCCTGGAGGCGGCCAACACCCCGGAGAGAGTCTCGGCGACGCCGTCGCCCGCGAAGTCGACGAGGAAACCGGCCTGACCGTCACCGTCGAGCGGCTGCTGTGGCTCCGTGAATACATCGGCGCCAACCACGACCACCCCGAAAGCGAAGCCAACACCCACCGCATCGAAGCGATCTTCCTGTGCACCCCCACCAGCGATCCCGGCCAGCTCGGCGGCCATGCCCAGGACGAGGTGCAGACCGGCCTGGAGTGGGTACCGCTGGGCAAAGTCCCTGCCCTCAACCTGCTGCCACAGGCCATCCGCCAGCCAATCGCCTCCCTCACCGAGACGCCCAAGCCCCTCGACAGCTACCTCGGCGATGTCGCCTGA
- a CDS encoding XRE family transcriptional regulator, which yields MAARRAFRFSAMAEGSNVGPETLDELHQEVRRLAAAYPQLPLAPLLGDLVEIQDLSFRFLEHGHVRPGQARELYLLSAITSGMLAKASHDLGDPRSAMTQARTAYVCADNADHHAMRAWVRGLQSLIAYWDGRHQEASKYAALGISQVAGVTGTSAVWLSCLQARAGAALGDVAAVRESLAEAERARDAASPDDLDEFGGIMTFPVPRQLYYAADATAWLPDGPEAQQQAEAAVTAYRQAEPEEWAFGDQAGAHTDLALARIHAGSLDGVDEAMRPVLDLSAGQRINGIVASVRQVHTALRDPRWLTAPEARTTREEIEAFTAAPVAALPR from the coding sequence ATGGCAGCTCGCCGTGCATTCCGCTTCAGCGCGATGGCAGAAGGCAGCAACGTAGGTCCCGAGACCCTGGACGAGCTCCACCAGGAGGTACGTCGTCTAGCCGCCGCCTACCCGCAGCTGCCGCTGGCCCCCCTCCTCGGCGACCTCGTCGAAATCCAAGACCTCTCCTTCCGCTTCCTCGAACACGGCCATGTCCGCCCCGGCCAGGCCCGCGAGTTGTACCTGCTCTCCGCCATCACCTCCGGCATGCTCGCCAAGGCCAGCCACGACCTCGGCGACCCACGATCGGCGATGACACAGGCCCGGACCGCCTACGTATGCGCGGACAACGCCGACCACCACGCCATGCGCGCCTGGGTCCGCGGCCTGCAATCCCTGATCGCCTACTGGGACGGCCGACACCAGGAAGCCTCTAAATACGCTGCCCTCGGCATCTCCCAGGTGGCAGGCGTCACCGGCACCAGCGCCGTATGGCTGTCTTGCTTGCAAGCCCGTGCCGGAGCCGCACTCGGCGATGTGGCAGCCGTACGGGAATCCCTCGCAGAAGCTGAACGGGCCCGCGATGCGGCGTCCCCCGACGACCTGGACGAGTTCGGCGGCATCATGACCTTCCCCGTACCACGCCAGCTCTACTACGCCGCCGACGCCACCGCTTGGCTCCCAGACGGCCCCGAGGCACAACAACAGGCCGAAGCGGCAGTCACCGCCTACCGCCAAGCGGAACCTGAAGAGTGGGCTTTCGGCGACCAAGCCGGCGCCCACACCGACCTTGCCCTCGCCCGCATCCACGCCGGAAGCCTCGACGGTGTCGACGAGGCCATGCGGCCCGTTCTCGACCTGTCCGCCGGTCAGCGCATCAACGGCATCGTTGCCTCGGTGCGGCAGGTCCACACCGCGCTGCGTGATCCCCGGTGGCTCACCGCACCCGAGGCTCGCACGACACGGGAGGAAATCGAGGCGTTCACCGCGGCCCCTGTCGCCGCCCTGCCCAGGTAA